In one Streptomyces venezuelae genomic region, the following are encoded:
- a CDS encoding MFS transporter: MTNALTSAAPGRPSPLAFRVFLAGQSVSLIGDGLAILAIPLLVLEVSGSPYAAVLAAIPRTVGYLLVGLPAGALVDRLNPRNVMLTMDVVRFGVFLTLAVLAATSQLTVPVIVALAFVAAGAGVFFETALTVAVRDLVEEERLVRTNSLLEAANQSAQIVGPGLVGVLSALWGLQVALLVNACTFAVSFVSVLHVLRGKSRASRTPSPPLREALRGVRGDLVEGFRCLRSLRVVLVVTCLQASANLFLAVGYLLVFYLRDTLHLSASEASAVVAAGGVGGVLGTAVALRLGRRMRHETLIALSAACLGTTLASLGVATSLVPLLVLNLLLGGSTVTAVVLIRTLRQRLVPRALLGRVTATAKVAALAASPVGALAGGALTTLNHGDPRPVFLAAGLLSVLTTAAAWALGLRTGSHSAPGTEQGPTASGASSVTPVPEADGTAKAP, from the coding sequence ATGACGAATGCCTTGACCTCAGCAGCGCCCGGCCGCCCTTCGCCCCTGGCGTTCCGCGTCTTCCTCGCCGGGCAGAGCGTCTCGCTGATCGGCGACGGCCTCGCGATCCTCGCGATTCCTCTGCTCGTCCTCGAGGTCAGCGGATCCCCGTACGCGGCGGTGCTGGCCGCCATCCCGCGGACCGTCGGCTATCTGCTGGTCGGTCTGCCCGCCGGTGCGCTGGTCGACCGGCTGAACCCGCGTAACGTCATGCTGACCATGGACGTCGTACGGTTCGGGGTTTTCCTCACCCTCGCCGTACTCGCGGCCACCTCGCAGCTGACCGTCCCGGTGATCGTCGCCCTCGCGTTCGTCGCGGCGGGGGCCGGCGTGTTCTTCGAGACCGCGCTGACCGTGGCGGTGCGGGACCTGGTCGAGGAGGAACGCCTGGTCCGTACGAACTCGCTCCTGGAGGCCGCGAATCAGAGCGCGCAGATCGTCGGCCCGGGACTGGTCGGCGTGCTGTCGGCTCTCTGGGGCCTTCAGGTCGCCCTCCTCGTCAACGCCTGCACCTTCGCGGTGTCCTTCGTTTCCGTCCTGCACGTACTGCGCGGCAAGAGCCGCGCGAGCAGGACCCCCTCCCCGCCGCTGCGCGAGGCCCTGCGCGGAGTGCGGGGCGACCTGGTCGAAGGCTTCCGCTGTCTGCGGTCCCTGCGTGTCGTGCTCGTGGTGACCTGCCTGCAGGCAAGCGCCAATCTCTTCCTCGCCGTCGGTTACCTCCTGGTCTTCTACCTGCGCGACACCCTCCACCTCAGCGCCTCCGAGGCGAGTGCCGTCGTCGCGGCAGGCGGCGTGGGTGGAGTGCTCGGCACCGCGGTGGCCCTCCGTCTCGGCCGACGCATGCGGCACGAGACCCTCATCGCGCTCAGCGCGGCCTGTCTGGGGACCACCCTGGCGTCCCTGGGGGTGGCGACCTCCCTGGTCCCGCTGCTGGTGCTGAATTTGCTGCTCGGGGGTTCCACGGTGACAGCGGTGGTACTCATTCGCACGCTGCGCCAACGTCTGGTGCCACGCGCCCTGTTGGGCCGGGTCACCGCCACGGCCAAGGTGGCCGCGCTGGCGGCGAGCCCGGTCGGAGCCCTCGCGGGCGGTGCGCTCACCACGCTCAATCACGGCGATCCCCGCCCGGTGTTCCTGGCGGCCGGTCTCCTCAGCGTCCTGACGACCGCGGCCGCCTGGGCACTGGGCCTGCGGACCGGGTCGCACTCCGCGCCCGGCACGGAACAGGGGCCCACCGCGTCCGGGGCGTCGTCCGTCACACCGGTGCCGGAGGCCGACGGGACGGCCAAGGCGCCCTGA
- a CDS encoding LuxR C-terminal-related transcriptional regulator, producing the protein MLAALGLDTDTERVYRAMLDHRDDGISALSQRLALPEDRLRNCLDRLHSLALVRPAAKADSTFRVLGPEQAMKLLLARQQAELAAHQERLETARVAAAQLVAECASLYRPSAGLHTEELTGAEEIRDRLARLASEVRHEIMTLAPGGAHAESDLQASRKPNATLLDRGVTVRTIYLDSVRNHQPTLRHVQWLHERGGHVRTAPSLPIRMIIADRTEAVLPLDPTDASFGAVVLTGPGVITALCELFDTTWQAANPLVPTVERDAEGLTPQHREALRLLSQGLKDDAIAKRLGVSTRTARRFAAELMEALQARSRFEAGVHAVQNGWLPAHRT; encoded by the coding sequence ATGCTGGCCGCACTCGGACTCGACACGGACACCGAACGCGTCTACCGCGCCATGCTGGACCATCGTGACGACGGGATATCCGCCCTGTCCCAGCGACTCGCACTGCCGGAGGACCGGTTACGCAACTGCCTCGACCGGCTCCATTCCCTCGCACTCGTCCGACCGGCCGCCAAGGCCGACAGCACCTTCCGGGTACTGGGCCCGGAACAGGCCATGAAGCTGCTGCTCGCCCGCCAGCAGGCCGAACTCGCCGCCCATCAGGAACGTTTGGAGACCGCGAGGGTCGCGGCCGCGCAACTCGTCGCGGAGTGCGCCTCCTTGTACAGACCCTCGGCCGGCTTACACACCGAGGAGCTGACCGGCGCGGAGGAGATACGCGACCGGCTCGCCCGACTCGCCTCCGAGGTCCGCCACGAGATCATGACCCTCGCTCCGGGCGGCGCCCATGCGGAGAGCGACCTGCAGGCCAGCCGCAAGCCGAACGCGACCCTGCTGGACCGCGGTGTCACCGTACGGACCATCTACCTCGACAGCGTCCGCAACCACCAGCCCACACTCCGGCACGTCCAGTGGCTCCACGAGCGCGGCGGCCACGTCCGCACCGCTCCCAGCCTGCCGATCCGCATGATCATCGCGGACCGGACCGAGGCCGTCCTCCCCCTGGACCCCACGGACGCGAGCTTCGGCGCCGTGGTCCTCACGGGGCCGGGCGTCATCACGGCCCTGTGCGAGCTGTTCGACACCACCTGGCAGGCCGCGAACCCCTTGGTGCCCACGGTGGAACGGGACGCCGAAGGCCTCACCCCGCAGCACCGCGAGGCTCTGCGGCTGCTCTCCCAGGGGCTGAAGGACGATGCGATCGCCAAGCGCCTCGGCGTCTCCACGCGCACCGCGCGCCGCTTCGCGGCCGAACTCATGGAGGCACTCCAGGCACGCAGCCGCTTCGAGGCGGGCGTCCACGCGGTCCAGAACGGCTGGCTCCCCGCGCACCGCACCTGA
- a CDS encoding aminotransferase class V-fold PLP-dependent enzyme, with protein sequence MGLHTAYGLSRIINARGPYTPLGVSRSGDGVAAAVAGALSEFFVMDELQEAADRALARFTGAEAGTVVHCTASAITLAVAATMTGESPERVEALPDTTGMPSAVVLPAGHAVNYGHSIVQAVRLAGAVPVPVGTEAGFTLDDLETGLAREDVACLLLVSSRLVRGAGAEPADAVAAAHRRGVPVVVDGAAQDLRVGELLATGADLVAISGQKYLGSPTAGLVVGRSAPVAAVRAQERGIGRAMKASKEAVIGVLAALEARQELDMAVWQQQQADKVADFVERAGAVRGITASSVPDPTGLPFARARLVVDPAVSAMDSAALDEALRAGSPSIWAMPGRRDAEELLFELVPLTPDEIDAILARLAELLLQ encoded by the coding sequence ATGGGACTGCATACCGCATACGGACTCAGCCGGATCATCAACGCACGAGGGCCCTACACGCCCCTTGGTGTCTCACGCAGTGGGGACGGCGTGGCCGCCGCGGTCGCCGGGGCGCTGTCGGAGTTCTTCGTGATGGACGAATTGCAAGAGGCGGCCGACCGGGCCCTCGCCCGGTTCACCGGCGCGGAGGCGGGGACCGTCGTGCACTGTACGGCCTCGGCGATCACTCTTGCGGTCGCCGCCACGATGACGGGGGAGTCCCCGGAGCGCGTCGAGGCGCTGCCGGATACGACCGGTATGCCCAGCGCGGTCGTCCTTCCCGCGGGACACGCGGTCAACTACGGACACTCCATCGTGCAGGCCGTCCGGCTGGCGGGTGCGGTTCCGGTTCCCGTGGGGACGGAGGCCGGGTTCACGCTGGACGATCTGGAGACGGGTCTCGCGCGAGAGGACGTCGCATGTCTGCTGCTGGTGTCGTCCCGTCTCGTGCGCGGGGCCGGCGCCGAGCCGGCCGACGCCGTGGCGGCCGCTCATCGTCGCGGGGTTCCCGTCGTCGTCGACGGTGCCGCGCAAGACCTCAGGGTCGGTGAACTGCTGGCCACCGGTGCGGACTTGGTGGCCATCAGTGGTCAGAAGTACCTGGGTTCCCCGACCGCGGGTCTGGTGGTGGGGCGGTCTGCTCCGGTGGCGGCGGTGCGGGCGCAGGAACGGGGTATCGGCCGTGCGATGAAGGCGAGCAAGGAGGCGGTGATCGGCGTCCTCGCCGCGCTCGAGGCGCGCCAGGAGCTGGACATGGCGGTGTGGCAGCAGCAACAGGCGGACAAGGTGGCGGACTTCGTCGAGCGGGCGGGTGCCGTCCGGGGCATCACCGCGTCGTCCGTCCCCGACCCGACCGGCCTGCCCTTCGCCCGCGCCCGGCTGGTGGTGGATCCCGCCGTGTCGGCCATGGACTCGGCCGCTCTGGACGAAGCGCTGCGAGCGGGGTCACCGTCGATCTGGGCCATGCCCGGTCGGCGGGATGCGGAGGAGCTGCTGTTCGAACTCGTACCCCTCACACCGGATGAGATCGACGCCATCCTCGCCCGCTTGGCTGAACTGCTGCTGCAGTGA